The DNA window aagtttTATTGTTCGGCTATCGTGCTTTAAAAGACGAGTCAGGAGAAGctagaagaaaaaaaataggaatattcattaatatgCATAAAGGAGAAAACTAACGGACGACATTTCACATATTATACAAGAAACAATACTCTATTAAATTGACATTGGTTGTGAGAAGTGGTTAAAATTGTTATAGATAACAAACCTATATTTAGAATCTAAGTTAgtaaagaaataaataaataaacatcCAAAGTATTGGAGTGTtcccttttctttttctctttaaAGTCACTCATACGGTCATTCAGAAATGACTGACAAGTTGCGGCTAAGGGCAAATCTTATGAAACAATCTAAGCAAGGAATGAAAATGGCGGTGAAGTGCTTATTGTCAGGATATGTTATAGAAACTCAAACTAACACTGCTATTTTCTGTGGTTCTTGCTGGAATTTGTCTATTTACTAGttgctggtggtggtgctaGTATTAGTGGAAAAGTCGGGTTCTGCATGTGTCGATCTTTCCGAAGTTTTTATTAAGAATAAATAGATTGACTctagttttattttttttttctttaaaaaataGTGTTTCCACTTGTAGGCAAACTTTTTTCCTAATTTGGATGGTATCGAAATCGTGGCTACTTGTTGCATATTATCAACGTagattattgttgtttgtttgttccCCTTGCAAGAGCTAAAACGAGTATGAACAAATACCGTCTACACCTTGTAATATAGCAAAGATGATAATATATTGTTTTCTTACACcaacaccagaagttagacTCTTAATGTATGGGGGAGAACAACAgtaacagcaacagcaacgATGCCACTACAAATGAGTCATCAGGCAATCTTATGCAAAAGCTCGAAATAGTTGCGTCTTAGCGAGTGCTTTCTACATAAAACATACTTCTATGTGTGATTACTACGGGTTAATCAATGCAAATCCAAGGAAATTTGTCCACATGTTGGGGAGTTCTTTAAATCTTGCCAAGcgtaacaacaacatttttGAGCAGATCCGCAAATGCcttcaatttgaaaacatttACAAGTGCAAGAGAAGAAATAAAAGCTTCTGTAGGCTCTAATGCTTTTGCAAATTTagtagatttttttttccagaTGGGAGTCTAAATaagattaataaaaataactttgcccaacaataataattacgAAATTAACCAGTTCAAAATATGTGAATTAGAATAGACTTTGGGTTTACTTTATTCTATTGTAATTAGGTCAACATACTTGTTAACGTTCTATTTACATAATATGTGTAAATTAAGTCAAatacaagaagaaaaagaagccaataaataaatagtgtggtaatttaatttattactACTAAAACTTGTTTGACTCTAgttctctttctttcttttttttttttttttttttggcgaGTATTTGTGGATGCGCCAAAGTCTGTGTATGGTGACGGTGGTGGTGTTTTAcccaaatattttattatggTACAACGATTACAAGAAACTggaagcaaaaaaaaaaaaaaaagaatttgtttacacgaaaaaaaaaaaaggaccTGCAGGAACGACTTTGACGACATTttttgagaaaaaaaaaaatccctCATAGTTAAAAGTTCATGCttaagtaaaaaaaaatgcttTGAAgcttaaaaaaaaatcaccCGACATTGTGATTAGTCAAACAGAacccaaaagaaaaaatccGTCCAAACACTACCGCCAGAAGAAAAATGTATTTCCTCCTCTTTCTGCCTCCACACGCACACGCATCTCCATTTGAGACACATTGACCGACATTGTTGTTTTCCCTTCTGCTAATCCCTAACTTAAcctgcaaaaaaaaaaaaaagaacagaAGAGAAGAAAATTGTTTCACAACAgaacaaacaaatttagTTTGTATAATATGTTCTCTTCCCCATAAGTAAGTTTACCCCTAAAACATTATGTAATGGGTTTACGATTTTACTAGTAAAATCTAGTATTATGTCGTCAGTTTATATTTCCTGTATTTGAAACTTTTACATAcatgaaaaagaaatattataaataaatatggaAAAGTATAAAGGCATAATTTTCCCACTTATGatattctcttttttttttttttgtttttttgagTTTGtgccaaaaaaattttttttttttttagttctgttttattttgtttgtgaattgaaatttttttttttctccctCCAGAGAGAGAGTATTTaataatcattaattttctCCCaactacaaaaaaaaaactcatttctttaaaaaaaaatttatatcaCTTGTGGGATATTTCTTTCCattaatattcaattttaactaattggttgttgttacaGATAACATTCCATTTCCCTTGTATTTGGTataatatttgttgtttgtttgggTTGATTCCATTCCACAACTTCCACTTCCCCCCCtaatttggaaaaagaattttttttttttcttttcttcacAACCCACAACCACTTAAGAGACGAAGTCtactttatttttcttctgcGTTGAAAATACAACAAGACTGACAGATAATTCCCCATTATTCCAATTGGTGAACATTTCAATCGTcatataaagaaaaaactcAACTATCATTCGAGTCCTAGAAACTCCTACCAAGTATTTACCCAGTCCACTCCTTTAAATTAAcgatttattttattttttttttttatatatatcaagTGTTacattattgttgttttatttcCTCCTTCCTCCCCGTttgtattatatttattattttaaaatGTACTAGAAACTACGTTCAGTTTTCTAGTATAGGTCACaggtttattgtttttagtATATCAGGTTAATTTTTCCTCCccatcttttttttttttttacatatTTATAAAACTTTCTAACAAAGAGAAACATTATGGGTTTATTTGGTGGtgcaaagaagaaagaagtaTCGAGAAGTTTGTCTTCATCTTGTTCGTCGAAGAACTCGGCGGCTTTTTCACACTTTGATGAGAAACAAGAGTATCTAAAACGATGTTCATCCAAGTCAAGAGATAAAAAACAAGCTCCTCAGTGTGTAAGTTTTAGTATAAAAAAGTAAAGTAAATAATGAATGGTTCCCCTGTTTTTAGGTGGTATGAGATTTAAGTTGCTCTTTATGAGTTATAACATGGAAAGAGAATGCTAATACTTTGACTGTagttttaataattaatctCCCAATTCTCGTATTTAGCACagtttatttctttttctttgtacAAATAGGGTTAacaaacaaccaaaaacaGGCACTCTTTTTTTCCATTACATCATCGTTGGTTTTTAAATTCTGCATAAAACACTCAGATAATTATCTTCACGTGACTtgtacttttttttttttttttttttggtatagAATCCAGTTCTACTATTATAACCCCCTCAAACACCCACTTCCTTTCCTTCCATATTACCAGCATTTGTTATCCAAACCAATGATCACTTTGACAGCAAACATAtctattttctttttgtaatATCAACTACAAATGgcaaagaaaatatttagGACAAACTATTGTTTTATAACTCttattgttcaatttcatctaATAACTAAACTGCACAGTTTAATCTTTGCCTTTTGTCTTTGTTTgcaaattcttcttttcttaattTGCCATTAGAAATTGTACATGTAATTCATGCCACATCTGAAATTGGTTGCAAATATCTTGCTTCTTCTGATTGTGTATAACTAAATACAGCTATGGGCTATATGAATGTGGCgcaataatgataaaagtCAAAACACTCTATTGATCGAACTTTTCATGGATGTTGAACAAAAACCAACATAAGCTGTAAATTTCTGTAATACCATTTGAGATCTACAACAAGTAAAAAGCTTTaacattaattaattaattaattactATTTATCTCAATTAGTATGTACTTTTGtcaaaattataaaaaaaaacctatTCATGGATgtaataaaattttaatataCTTTTCCTTATTGTTAattaaatccaaaattCCATGTTCAATACCATCTTTTAAGGATACTTTTTTGGAAACCAATTTTGCTGCATCTTTTGGATCAATTAATCCTGTTTCAAATGCCTTGACAAccaattcaaaatcaatcttGGTATAATCCATACTGGCAGTAAGATAAAGTTCATTGTAAGTCAAATCCATTGGGtagaaatcaattggaaCTTTGGGCCAAATTGCCACATTGGTACCAACACCACCAGTAGCTAAAACTTTAAGCATGGTATTAAATGTAGCCTTGTTTCCTGAGCAATCATAAACGTGAGTAAACCCAGCATTACTTTCAGTCATCTTCAACAATTCCTTGATTTGGGTCTCGGAGTCTTTATAATCAAATGGATTAAATGTCTTGACACCAAATGACTGGGCCAATTCTCTACGTCCTTCAGCTGGTTcactaacaacaatatcGGTGACTTTGTGCCCTTTTAATGCAAATATGGTACACAATCCAATTGGTCCACCACCAAGAATCAAAGCCTGTGGTGATTTACATTCTTCAATCTTGGATTGACGAACACCATGCCATGACACTGCCAATGGCTCAACCAATGCTGCAACTTCATCAGGAATAATATTAGCATCATATGGAATCACCTTGTTTTCGGAAACAACAATGTATTCAGCAAATCCACCATTATCATATCCAAGACCATAAAACCCAAGTCGTTTACAAGCATTATATCTTCCGTGAGCACAAGCACTACAAATATCATCTTGTTCCTCTTGCAGTTGCTGCAAATATTTCTTATCTAAACATGAACCATTGGCTTCAAGAACAACGTGTTGACCAAGTTGCAAATGATGCGAAACTTCACTACCAAGTTCAGTAATAACTCCACATAATTCATGACCTAAACATTGGcccaatttctttttcttggaTACAGCATTGATCTCACCATCGAAAAAAATTGGCCCATCAAGATATTCATGAAGGTCAGATCCACAAATTCCGCAATGTGAAACTTTGATTTTAACATCATGAGGATGGGTTATTTCCGGAATTGGTCTGTCCGTGACATACTTTAAATTTCTGTTTCCGTGATATTCAATTGCTTGCATCGTTTTA is part of the Candida dubliniensis CD36 chromosome R, complete sequence genome and encodes:
- a CDS encoding NAD-dependent (2R,3R)-2,3-butanediol dehydrogenase, putative (Similar to S. cerevisiae BDH1), whose product is MNSLLSRRIVSQPKLYKRIISTRTICNSFFLSYSHSNCQHQHHQQQQQQQIVKTMQAIEYHGNRNLKYVTDRPIPEITHPHDVKIKVSHCGICGSDLHEYLDGPIFFDGEINAVSKKKKLGQCLGHELCGVITELGSEVSHHLQLGQHVVLEANGSCLDKKYLQQSQEEQDDICSACAHGRYNACKRLGFYGLGYDNGGFAEYIVVSENKVIPYDANIIPDEVAALVEPLAVSWHGVRQSKIEECKSPQALILGGGPIGLCTIFALKGHKVTDIVVSEPAEGRRELAQSFGVKTFNPFDYKDSETQIKELLKMTESNAGFTHVYDCSGNKATFNTMLKVLATGGVGTNVAIWPKVPIDFYPMDLTYNELYLTASMDYTKIDFELVVKAFETGLIDPKDAAKLVSKKVSLKDGIEHGILDLINNKEKYIKILLHP